Below is a genomic region from Drosophila albomicans strain 15112-1751.03 chromosome 2R, ASM965048v2, whole genome shotgun sequence.
TTGTCACTAGTTATTAACTGTTCTTTAGGGTTTCGGTAATTCTTAAAATCAAAGTTTaagaaatattgaatttgGTTTTTACCATTATGGCTGTATATATTGGCACgattattgtttttggcctTCAGAAAATTTAAACGCACAATGGCATTATCTGCTGCGcttattttgaattgatttttactTTGGTTATCCTTGAACATATCTTCAAAGTTGAGCTgttgaatatgtttttatattcgctatcatttttaagaaaatttatgaACCACTTACAAACTTTTTTTCCAAATGGAGCTGTTAAATACGATATTACATTAGCTTTAATTttagagaacaaaaaaatgacTTACCATCTTCTTCTCCATATGgtgaagagagagagctttTAGCTCGTATACCACACTAAGCAGCAGTATAATCAGCTGTACAATTTGAAACATTCTACTTCAGTTTGCACTAGTTTCATTCCAGATATATTTACAATGGAGctttatttagaaaatt
It encodes:
- the LOC117575328 gene encoding uncharacterized protein LOC117575328; this translates as MFQIVQLIILLLSVVYELKALSLHHMEKKMLHLEKKFLNFEDMFKDNQSKNQFKISAADNAIVRLNFLKAKNNNRANIYSHNGKNQIQYFLNFDFKNYRNPKEQLITSDKVKQSPSPFNVFPLKGEDVFP